One Prodigiosinella aquatilis DNA window includes the following coding sequences:
- a CDS encoding HlyD family efflux transporter periplasmic adaptor subunit: protein METKPDSPLPHTSHRKRNFTVLLVILLLAAAAGGIYYQLYVRFYETTDDAYVDGNQITLTPQIDGTVTKISVDVGDYVKKGQTLVQLSPSDTFIALQQSEASLAKTVRQVRGLYSTVDNYQAQVKAKQVALQQAIGDYNRRKGLAAKGAISTESLAHYQDAVNSARNNLNAVEESLRVNQAMVNNTVVDNHPEIKSAVADLRSKYLDWARCAIVAPVSGYVAKRSVQLGMHVSSGATLMTIVPLNQIWVDANFKESQMQQMRLGQEVTLTSDIYGDKVVYKGSIESLGIGTGSAFALLPAQNASGNWIKIVQRLPVRIALEPESIKQYPLRIGLSMYAKVDIHNDQGKLLPTETVNTPRYHTDVYDVTLKQADELVAQILHDNSLPLTNTHG from the coding sequence ATGGAAACAAAACCAGATTCCCCTCTTCCACACACCAGTCACCGTAAACGTAATTTTACTGTTTTGCTGGTTATTTTGCTGTTGGCTGCTGCTGCTGGTGGGATCTACTACCAACTGTACGTGCGTTTTTATGAGACCACCGACGATGCCTATGTTGATGGCAACCAGATAACACTGACACCACAAATCGATGGTACCGTGACAAAAATCAGTGTTGATGTCGGAGATTATGTAAAGAAAGGACAAACACTGGTGCAACTCAGTCCGAGCGATACCTTCATCGCCTTGCAACAGTCGGAAGCTTCGCTGGCCAAGACCGTGCGCCAGGTGCGTGGTCTGTACAGTACCGTGGATAACTATCAAGCGCAGGTTAAAGCCAAGCAGGTGGCACTGCAACAAGCCATTGGTGATTATAACCGTCGTAAAGGACTGGCCGCCAAAGGCGCTATCTCCACAGAATCGCTGGCGCATTATCAGGATGCGGTCAACAGCGCCCGCAACAACCTTAATGCAGTAGAAGAGTCTCTGCGCGTCAATCAGGCCATGGTCAATAATACCGTGGTCGACAATCATCCTGAGATCAAAAGTGCGGTGGCAGACCTACGTAGCAAGTATCTGGATTGGGCACGCTGCGCTATTGTTGCTCCAGTAAGCGGTTATGTTGCGAAGCGCTCCGTTCAGTTGGGGATGCACGTAAGTTCCGGCGCGACGCTAATGACAATCGTGCCCCTCAATCAGATATGGGTCGATGCCAATTTTAAAGAAAGCCAAATGCAGCAAATGCGGCTTGGTCAGGAGGTTACCCTGACGTCCGACATTTATGGCGATAAAGTGGTGTACAAGGGTTCGATAGAAAGCCTTGGTATCGGGACTGGCAGTGCCTTCGCCTTGTTACCTGCCCAAAATGCCAGCGGAAACTGGATAAAAATCGTCCAGCGACTGCCGGTGCGCATTGCTCTTGAGCCAGAAAGTATAAAGCAATATCCGCTGCGTATCGGTCTGTCGATGTACGCCAAAGTGGATATTCACAATGATCAAGGCAAATTATTACCCACAGAAACGGTCAATACGCCACGCTATCACACCGACGTTTACGACGTTACTCTTAAGCAAGCTGACGAACTGGTAGCGCAAATTCTCCATGACAACAGTTTACCGTTGACGAACACACATGGCTAA
- a CDS encoding MarR family transcriptional regulator, translating into MKKKLAENTYPLGLLIHLANQFKDQLINEYLAGSDITAAQFKVLINIRNGFVSPVEVSKNTMMDGGALSRMIERMVKRKLILRLPHPSDKRQVILALTEKGTTICQRFELEGRQILPVQMTARLTPQETEQLTQLLTKMLPNDVIERFFPQ; encoded by the coding sequence ATGAAGAAAAAACTTGCTGAAAATACCTATCCACTTGGTTTGCTGATTCACCTGGCAAACCAATTTAAAGATCAATTAATTAATGAATACCTTGCCGGTAGTGACATTACCGCTGCTCAGTTCAAGGTATTAATCAATATTCGTAACGGGTTTGTCAGTCCGGTGGAAGTGAGTAAGAACACGATGATGGATGGGGGTGCACTGAGTCGCATGATCGAACGGATGGTGAAACGGAAACTGATTCTGCGTCTACCTCACCCCAGCGATAAGCGTCAAGTGATCTTGGCGTTGACTGAAAAAGGGACGACGATTTGTCAGCGTTTCGAGCTGGAGGGGAGACAGATTTTACCGGTACAGATGACCGCCCGGCTAACCCCTCAGGAGACAGAACAACTCACACAACTCCTCACCAAGATGTTGCCGAATGACGTCATAGAACGCTTTTTCCCTCAATAA
- a CDS encoding AraC family transcriptional regulator, producing the protein MLEISVNYPIRIENGGLFISRGLGHHPTRILESYELIFVEQGILAIRENQHDFYVKAGESLLLWPGRTHAGIGDFPADLKFYWLHFDSVSTRPPKEEAIKLPIPQYSKIRDPRRFVTLFRLFLSEQENRSPASSLELILLLLLQQVADGWTESTEPAEPGIALAWKAQQLIGTQFHLPLTASGLASQLFCNVDYLGRVYKMTFRMTLTEAIHRRRIGNAEKMLIADCGVIADIAKRCGFQDVGYFRRLFRRLTGLTPLEYKKRYCKEHINSDI; encoded by the coding sequence ATGCTTGAAATATCAGTCAATTATCCAATTAGAATTGAAAATGGCGGTTTATTCATTTCTCGTGGACTTGGCCATCACCCCACCCGTATTCTGGAATCCTATGAATTGATTTTTGTTGAACAGGGGATATTAGCGATTCGCGAAAATCAGCACGATTTTTATGTCAAAGCCGGGGAATCACTTTTATTATGGCCAGGCAGGACACATGCAGGAATAGGTGATTTTCCCGCAGATTTAAAATTTTATTGGCTGCACTTCGATAGTGTGTCTACCCGGCCCCCGAAAGAAGAGGCAATTAAATTACCCATACCGCAATATAGTAAAATACGCGATCCTCGCCGGTTTGTTACGTTGTTCAGACTGTTTCTCAGCGAGCAGGAAAACCGGTCGCCTGCCTCCTCGTTGGAACTGATTCTACTGTTGCTGCTACAACAAGTGGCGGACGGCTGGACCGAAAGTACTGAACCGGCAGAACCGGGTATAGCATTGGCATGGAAGGCGCAACAGCTTATCGGTACCCAGTTTCATCTGCCCCTTACCGCATCCGGATTGGCATCACAGCTCTTTTGTAATGTTGATTATCTGGGGCGGGTCTATAAAATGACCTTCCGCATGACCCTCACCGAGGCCATTCATCGGCGACGCATCGGTAACGCCGAAAAAATGCTGATAGCGGACTGCGGCGTCATTGCCGATATAGCAAAACGCTGTGGTTTTCAGGATGTAGGATACTTCAGGCGGCTATTTCGCCGGCTGACTGGTCTGACACCGCTGGAATATAAAAAGCGCTACTGCAAAGAGCATATCAATTCGGATATCTAG
- a CDS encoding glycoside hydrolase family 127 protein: MGKTSEIDLHHIKLTDSFWLDYQRLVKDVVLPYQWEALNDRIADAEPSHAIENFRLAAGCSQEEFYGMVFQDSDVAKWLEAVAWMLSQQPDPQLEHTADETIELIAAAQQPDGYLNTYFTVKAPKQRWTNLAECHELYCAGHMIEAGVAYYRATGKTRLLEVVCALADHIDGVFGPGPQQLHGYPGHPEIELALMELYDVTDKQRYLSLARYFVEQRGTEPHFYDLEYEHRGRTAYWQNHGPAWMVKDKSYSQAHKPIALQTTAVGHAVRFVYLLAGVAHLARISGDEDMRRACHRLWDDMTQRQMYITGGIGAQSHGEAFTSDYDLPNDTAYTESCASIGLMMFARRMLQMETDGQYADVMERALYNTVLAGMALDGKHFFYVNPLEVHPGAIKCNHIFDHIKPVRQQWFGCACCPPNIARLLGSLGNYIYTRSEETLFVNLYIGSEVTLLVGEHSLTVCQTGNYPWDETVNITVTCPSATSFTLALRLPGWCPEPQAILNGEPVDMTPRRGYVYFTRTWSEGDNIQLILPMPVRRVRSNPLVRQNLGKVALQRGPLVYCLEQVDNGDNLHQLSLSAGNNFRLLAGEGVLAGKTLIQAPGEGLSVTDVLQQPLYDYDGEPPRRRPCSLLFIPYFCWANRGEGEMRVWIAET, from the coding sequence ATGGGAAAAACATCTGAAATAGACCTGCATCATATCAAGTTGACCGATTCCTTCTGGCTGGATTATCAGCGATTGGTCAAGGATGTAGTCTTGCCGTACCAGTGGGAGGCGCTAAACGATCGTATCGCCGACGCAGAGCCTAGCCACGCCATAGAAAACTTTCGTCTCGCGGCCGGATGCAGCCAGGAAGAATTTTACGGTATGGTATTCCAGGACAGCGATGTGGCGAAATGGTTGGAGGCGGTGGCCTGGATGCTGAGCCAACAGCCGGATCCGCAACTAGAGCATACCGCTGATGAAACCATTGAACTGATCGCCGCTGCACAACAGCCAGACGGCTACCTGAATACCTATTTCACAGTGAAGGCACCGAAGCAACGCTGGACTAACCTGGCGGAATGCCATGAACTGTATTGCGCCGGACATATGATCGAAGCCGGTGTAGCTTACTACCGCGCCACCGGTAAAACTCGCTTGCTCGAGGTCGTGTGCGCCCTGGCTGATCATATTGATGGGGTTTTCGGCCCCGGCCCCCAGCAGCTTCACGGGTATCCGGGTCACCCGGAAATCGAACTGGCATTGATGGAATTGTATGACGTCACCGACAAGCAACGTTATCTCTCCCTGGCGCGCTATTTTGTTGAACAACGTGGCACCGAACCTCATTTTTATGACCTTGAATATGAACATCGCGGTCGCACCGCCTATTGGCAAAACCACGGCCCGGCCTGGATGGTGAAAGACAAATCATACAGCCAGGCGCATAAGCCCATTGCGTTGCAGACGACAGCGGTAGGACATGCGGTCAGGTTTGTTTATCTGCTGGCGGGTGTCGCCCATCTGGCACGTATCAGCGGCGATGAAGATATGCGCCGCGCTTGTCATCGCTTATGGGACGATATGACTCAACGTCAAATGTACATTACCGGCGGGATTGGCGCGCAAAGCCATGGAGAGGCGTTTACTTCCGATTACGATCTGCCCAACGACACCGCCTATACAGAAAGCTGCGCGTCTATCGGTCTGATGATGTTTGCCCGGCGTATGCTGCAAATGGAGACAGACGGGCAATATGCCGACGTGATGGAGCGGGCGCTGTATAATACCGTGCTGGCAGGTATGGCTCTTGACGGGAAACACTTTTTCTACGTCAATCCGCTGGAGGTCCATCCTGGCGCCATCAAATGCAATCATATTTTCGATCATATCAAACCGGTACGTCAGCAGTGGTTCGGTTGTGCCTGCTGTCCACCCAATATCGCTCGGTTGTTGGGGTCCCTCGGAAATTACATTTACACCCGAAGTGAAGAAACCCTGTTTGTGAACCTCTATATCGGCAGCGAGGTGACCCTTCTCGTGGGCGAGCATTCTCTGACGGTGTGTCAAACCGGTAATTATCCTTGGGATGAAACCGTTAATATCACGGTAACTTGTCCGTCCGCGACGTCATTTACGCTGGCGCTGCGTTTGCCAGGTTGGTGCCCGGAGCCACAGGCGATCCTGAACGGCGAACCTGTTGATATGACGCCTCGGCGAGGATATGTCTATTTCACGCGTACCTGGTCTGAAGGTGACAATATTCAATTGATCTTACCGATGCCGGTGCGCCGGGTACGAAGCAATCCTCTGGTACGCCAAAACCTGGGCAAGGTTGCTTTGCAACGTGGGCCGCTGGTGTACTGCCTGGAACAGGTTGATAACGGCGATAATCTGCATCAACTGAGTTTGTCTGCTGGCAATAATTTTCGCTTGTTGGCCGGCGAAGGAGTACTGGCAGGGAAAACACTGATCCAGGCACCGGGGGAAGGTCTATCGGTAACCGATGTGTTGCAACAGCCTCTTTATGATTATGACGGTGAACCTCCGCGGCGCCGACCGTGTTCCTTGCTCTTTATTCCCTATTTTTGCTGGGCCAACCGAGGCGAAGGGGAAATGCGAGTATGGATTGCGGAAACCTGA
- a CDS encoding MFS transporter: protein MSTTAIPHTAVPEITVGSYLSIREKIGYGLGDAGGTVITSLMMNFLTFFYTDIFGLTPALVGIMFIVLRVVDAVSDPLMGVLADRTVSRWGRFRPWQLWAALPIGIIGILTFTVPDVSLNVKILWAFVTYLMLSLSYTAINVPYCALINTMTGAHREVISCQAWRFVLCGIAGFLVSVGLPWLVATLGNGNAAHGYQRGVAVLCVMAVTMFLCCFFWVRERVPMTVLGKFSPREHLRGLRQNDQLLLMLLMSFLLINVFNIRGGGYMYFISYVLHGSSSYTSLFFTAVTVASIFGAMIVNGLSRRIDTVRLYYYTNIVLAVLGILMWFIPTGEAYRTLWLAVIFINSVILGFTLTLHFSLMAFADDYGFWKTRIRSSGMSFAFNLFFIKLAWASSAGIISLVFVLVAYVPGIDHQTPASLHGIRMMESLIPAIFHVLLAVALHFCRLDNGSMARISRDLQDRQLA from the coding sequence ATGTCAACCACCGCCATTCCCCATACCGCTGTCCCGGAAATAACTGTCGGCAGCTATTTATCCATTCGTGAAAAGATCGGCTACGGTTTAGGCGATGCGGGTGGCACCGTTATTACCAGCCTGATGATGAATTTCCTGACCTTCTTTTATACCGATATATTCGGCCTCACTCCGGCGCTGGTGGGCATCATGTTTATTGTGCTTCGTGTCGTAGATGCTGTATCCGATCCTCTGATGGGGGTGCTAGCGGACCGGACCGTGAGCCGTTGGGGGCGATTCCGCCCCTGGCAGCTATGGGCTGCTTTGCCCATCGGTATTATCGGTATCCTGACGTTCACTGTGCCCGATGTGAGTCTCAATGTAAAAATCCTCTGGGCCTTTGTCACCTACCTGATGCTCTCCTTGAGCTATACCGCCATCAATGTACCTTATTGCGCGTTGATAAATACCATGACCGGTGCCCACCGGGAGGTGATTTCCTGTCAGGCCTGGCGCTTCGTGTTGTGCGGCATTGCTGGTTTCCTGGTCTCAGTGGGATTGCCCTGGCTGGTGGCTACACTGGGTAACGGCAATGCAGCCCACGGCTATCAACGCGGTGTCGCTGTGCTGTGTGTTATGGCGGTAACGATGTTTCTGTGCTGCTTTTTCTGGGTGCGCGAACGGGTGCCCATGACGGTGCTGGGTAAGTTTTCACCTCGGGAACATTTACGGGGTCTGCGTCAAAATGATCAGTTGCTGCTGATGTTACTGATGTCGTTTTTGCTGATAAATGTCTTTAATATTCGCGGCGGTGGGTATATGTATTTCATCTCCTATGTGCTGCACGGTAGCTCCAGTTACACTTCGCTGTTTTTTACCGCTGTCACCGTGGCATCCATTTTTGGTGCAATGATCGTCAATGGTTTATCTCGCCGCATCGACACAGTAAGACTGTATTATTACACCAATATCGTTTTGGCGGTCCTGGGTATTCTGATGTGGTTTATCCCTACGGGAGAAGCCTATCGCACCCTATGGCTGGCGGTGATTTTCATCAACAGCGTTATCCTTGGTTTTACCCTGACGCTGCATTTCTCCCTGATGGCGTTTGCCGATGATTATGGTTTCTGGAAAACGCGTATTCGCTCATCAGGTATGAGCTTTGCATTTAATCTGTTCTTTATCAAACTGGCCTGGGCATCCAGTGCCGGTATTATCAGCCTGGTGTTTGTTCTGGTGGCCTATGTCCCCGGTATTGATCATCAAACTCCCGCGTCACTCCACGGTATCCGGATGATGGAAAGCTTAATACCGGCGATATTTCATGTATTGCTGGCTGTCGCCCTGCATTTCTGTCGACTGGACAATGGCAGTATGGCTCGCATATCCCGTGATCTTCAGGATCGTCAGTTGGCTTAA
- a CDS encoding ABC transporter substrate-binding protein, which yields MKQKHFNVIAAGLMLAFSLVSEMAQAAGILTIGRHEDSTTFDPIKSAQNADNWVFSNVFDPLIRVDDSGTKLVPGLAESWSISPDGKVYTLKMRDAKFSDGTPVTAADAAFSLLRIRDSAESLWRDSYSIIDKVEAKDPHTLVITLKTPSAAFLSQLALPNASVISQQALTRQGEEDFAEHPVGSGAFSVKEWDRGEKVVLVKNPYYWEANKVKLDGVEWLTLPDDNTRMLKVQAGEIDAALSIPFSRISSLQKDPNLNVELDRSTREDHLLINHSHGPLGKVAVRQAIDFAIDKKSIVDTITFGYGKIANSYIPEGALYHYADNLQRPYDPQKAKQLLASAGVKNLTLNYLVNAGDEVDEQIAILLQQQLAKAGITAKLQKVDPSQSWSMLVAGDYDISVMYWTNDILDPDQKTTFVLGDDSNMNYMTRYHNAKVKALVAAARVEMDPVKRKQMYIDLQKMAKADVNWIDLYYSPYRNVTRKNIKGFHQNPLGRFTLEETVKE from the coding sequence ATGAAGCAAAAGCATTTTAACGTTATTGCCGCCGGGCTGATGCTGGCGTTCAGCCTGGTCAGTGAAATGGCACAGGCTGCCGGGATTCTCACTATTGGACGCCATGAAGACAGCACCACGTTTGACCCGATAAAATCGGCACAAAACGCGGATAATTGGGTGTTCTCCAATGTGTTTGATCCGTTGATTCGCGTTGATGACAGTGGCACAAAATTGGTGCCGGGGCTGGCGGAAAGCTGGAGTATTTCTCCGGATGGCAAGGTCTATACCCTGAAAATGCGTGATGCCAAATTTTCAGACGGTACACCGGTGACGGCGGCCGATGCCGCCTTCAGCCTGCTGCGTATCCGCGACAGTGCCGAATCATTGTGGCGAGACTCTTACAGCATTATTGATAAGGTGGAAGCCAAAGATCCGCACACGTTGGTGATCACCTTGAAAACGCCGTCAGCGGCATTTCTGTCACAGTTGGCGTTGCCTAATGCGTCGGTGATATCGCAACAGGCGTTGACCAGGCAAGGTGAAGAGGACTTTGCCGAACACCCGGTAGGTTCTGGTGCCTTTAGTGTCAAAGAGTGGGATCGGGGTGAGAAGGTGGTGTTGGTGAAGAATCCCTATTACTGGGAAGCCAACAAAGTGAAACTGGATGGCGTGGAATGGCTGACGCTGCCGGATGACAACACCCGTATGTTGAAAGTGCAGGCTGGCGAGATTGATGCGGCCTTGTCCATCCCGTTCTCCCGTATCTCGTCGTTGCAGAAAGATCCTAACCTGAACGTTGAGCTGGACCGCTCAACTCGCGAAGATCACTTGTTAATTAACCATTCGCATGGTCCGTTAGGCAAGGTGGCGGTGCGTCAGGCGATAGATTTTGCGATAGATAAAAAATCCATCGTCGATACCATCACGTTTGGCTACGGTAAAATCGCCAATTCCTATATTCCTGAAGGAGCGCTTTATCACTACGCGGATAATCTGCAACGGCCTTACGATCCACAAAAAGCTAAGCAGCTGTTAGCCAGTGCCGGCGTAAAAAATCTGACGCTCAATTACCTGGTGAATGCCGGTGATGAAGTGGATGAACAGATTGCCATTTTGTTGCAGCAACAGTTAGCAAAAGCGGGCATCACCGCCAAATTGCAGAAGGTGGACCCAAGCCAGAGCTGGAGTATGTTGGTTGCTGGCGACTATGACATTTCAGTGATGTACTGGACCAACGACATTCTTGACCCTGATCAGAAAACCACCTTTGTGTTGGGTGATGATTCCAACATGAATTACATGACCCGTTACCACAATGCAAAGGTCAAAGCGTTGGTTGCCGCAGCTCGTGTCGAAATGGATCCGGTCAAGCGTAAACAGATGTATATCGATTTGCAAAAAATGGCCAAAGCGGATGTGAACTGGATCGATCTCTATTACAGCCCGTACCGCAATGTCACTCGTAAAAACATTAAAGGATTCCACCAAAACCCGCTAGGCCGTTTCACGCTGGAAGAAACGGTAAAAGAGTAA
- a CDS encoding DHA2 family efflux MFS transporter permease subunit, translating into MNDKAAFTPPSLALATFAISLATFMQVLDSTIANVSLTTIAGSLGVSSDQSTWVITSFAVCNAISLPLTGWLSRTIGQLRLFIVSVLLFSLASFLCGFAQNMTELIIFRALQGFFAGPMYPMCQTLLLMIFPPSRRNMALALLAMVTVVGPIVGPITGGWITDSYSWSWIFYINVPIGIFASIIVWMQLRDWRNTIERVSVDYIGIGLLVIGVGLLQVVLDKGNDLDWFSSTNIVTMSIISAIALVSFIIWELGERHPIVNLRLFADRNFTVGTLSLMLGYAAFFAINVILPQWLQRWMGYTAIWAGLAAAPMGMLPVILSPIIGRYGNRVDLRLLATVSFVIMGLSCLMRAQFNTNVDFMTIAGVQLFMGMGVAFFFVPLTSILLSSLHGKDVAEGSGLATFLRVLGGSFASSLSTWIWSNREIYHHAILSESVSIYNPAAVSYLHRMGGITQTNLAQLDKTVQQQAWMSSTIDYFHLLGWGFLGLIVVIWFAKPPFTTPGTVSSGH; encoded by the coding sequence ATGAACGATAAGGCTGCTTTTACACCGCCGAGTCTGGCACTGGCGACATTTGCAATCTCGCTGGCTACATTTATGCAGGTGCTGGACTCCACGATTGCCAACGTATCGTTGACGACGATTGCCGGTAGTCTCGGTGTCAGTTCGGATCAGAGTACCTGGGTGATAACCTCTTTCGCCGTGTGCAACGCCATTTCCCTGCCATTGACGGGCTGGCTTTCCCGTACCATTGGTCAACTACGACTATTTATTGTCTCGGTTTTACTGTTCAGTCTTGCGTCTTTCCTTTGCGGTTTTGCGCAGAACATGACAGAGCTGATTATTTTCCGGGCCTTACAGGGTTTCTTTGCCGGTCCAATGTACCCCATGTGCCAAACGCTGTTGCTGATGATATTCCCACCCTCACGACGCAACATGGCACTGGCACTTTTGGCGATGGTGACAGTAGTAGGTCCGATCGTCGGCCCTATTACTGGCGGCTGGATCACCGATAGTTATTCCTGGTCGTGGATTTTTTACATCAACGTGCCGATCGGCATTTTTGCCTCGATCATTGTCTGGATGCAGCTACGTGACTGGCGGAATACCATAGAGCGCGTCAGTGTCGACTATATCGGTATTGGGCTGTTGGTCATCGGCGTTGGTTTGTTGCAGGTGGTGTTGGATAAAGGTAATGATCTGGACTGGTTTTCTTCTACGAATATTGTAACGATGTCGATTATTTCCGCCATCGCGCTGGTGTCCTTTATTATCTGGGAGTTGGGAGAACGCCACCCAATTGTTAACCTAAGGCTGTTTGCCGACCGAAATTTCACCGTCGGTACGCTATCGCTGATGCTCGGGTACGCCGCATTTTTTGCCATTAACGTGATCCTGCCTCAATGGCTTCAGAGGTGGATGGGATATACCGCAATCTGGGCGGGACTGGCAGCCGCACCAATGGGGATGTTGCCAGTGATACTGTCGCCGATTATTGGACGTTACGGCAACCGGGTTGATTTACGGCTGCTCGCCACAGTGTCGTTTGTGATCATGGGATTATCATGTCTGATGCGTGCTCAATTCAACACTAATGTAGATTTCATGACTATTGCAGGTGTGCAATTGTTTATGGGAATGGGCGTGGCGTTTTTCTTTGTGCCACTGACCTCTATTTTGCTCTCGAGTCTGCATGGCAAGGATGTGGCTGAAGGCTCAGGACTGGCAACCTTTTTGCGCGTATTGGGTGGGAGTTTTGCCTCATCGCTTTCCACCTGGATCTGGTCAAATCGTGAGATTTATCACCACGCGATACTGAGCGAGAGCGTGTCCATATATAATCCGGCGGCGGTAAGTTACCTCCATCGGATGGGCGGTATCACGCAAACCAATCTGGCACAACTGGATAAAACCGTGCAACAACAGGCGTGGATGTCCTCGACTATTGATTACTTCCATTTATTGGGGTGGGGCTTTCTGGGACTGATCGTGGTTATCTGGTTTGCCAAACCACCGTTTACGACGCCAGGAACAGTATCGTCAGGACATTAG
- a CDS encoding sugar kinase yields the protein MKVLTFGEMMLRLKPVGNNRIIQSDIFEAAYGGAEANVAVSLALLGNNAAYLTKLPKNLLGETALSTLRKYGVDTTKVLRGGNRLGIYFFEKGASVRATNVVYDRAGSAFAEVKQTEFNWEAIFRDVDYFYFSGITPAISVELEQAVTAACLYCQKHNIPVVCDMNYRGKMWSPEKAQTVMSRLMHYVTICIANDEDFEATLGIKAFDGDMSRGIEQIDAFKDGMREVTRRYPGCKMVVSVLRNIQSVEDSQWMGLLLSEDTFYETNRYNVHVMEGVAAGDAFGAGLMHSLLHKFDSQEAIEFAIAASVLKLTISGDLNLVQESDIRSVMKKGGGASLNR from the coding sequence ATGAAAGTGTTAACTTTTGGAGAAATGATGCTGCGACTGAAACCTGTCGGAAACAATCGCATTATTCAGTCCGATATTTTTGAAGCCGCCTATGGCGGTGCCGAAGCCAACGTCGCAGTATCATTAGCACTGCTTGGAAATAACGCCGCCTACCTGACCAAATTGCCCAAAAATCTATTAGGTGAAACAGCACTTTCCACACTGCGTAAATATGGTGTCGATACGACAAAAGTGTTACGTGGCGGAAACCGTTTGGGGATCTACTTCTTCGAGAAAGGTGCCAGCGTACGCGCTACCAATGTCGTCTATGATCGTGCTGGGAGCGCTTTCGCGGAAGTGAAACAGACAGAGTTCAACTGGGAAGCCATTTTCAGGGATGTCGATTATTTCTATTTCTCCGGTATCACTCCCGCCATTTCAGTAGAGCTGGAACAAGCCGTAACAGCTGCCTGCCTCTACTGCCAGAAGCATAATATCCCGGTGGTCTGCGACATGAATTACCGTGGCAAGATGTGGTCACCAGAAAAAGCGCAAACAGTGATGTCCAGGCTGATGCACTATGTCACAATTTGTATTGCCAATGATGAAGATTTCGAAGCGACGCTCGGCATCAAGGCATTTGATGGCGATATGTCCCGCGGCATCGAACAGATTGACGCGTTTAAAGACGGCATGCGGGAGGTCACCAGAAGATATCCAGGTTGCAAAATGGTGGTCAGTGTTCTGCGTAATATCCAATCCGTTGAAGACAGCCAGTGGATGGGTCTGTTACTGAGTGAAGATACATTCTATGAAACCAACCGTTACAATGTGCATGTGATGGAAGGCGTTGCCGCAGGTGATGCTTTTGGCGCTGGTTTAATGCACAGCCTGCTACACAAATTTGACTCGCAGGAAGCGATTGAATTTGCGATTGCAGCCAGCGTATTGAAACTGACCATCAGCGGTGATTTGAATCTGGTTCAGGAGTCAGATATCCGCTCGGTGATGAAAAAAGGCGGTGGTGCAAGCCTCAACCGCTAA